Sequence from the Oncorhynchus kisutch isolate 150728-3 linkage group LG12, Okis_V2, whole genome shotgun sequence genome:
AAATTGCAGATTTAAGGATGGAGGTTGCTTTTGTGCTCTTACTCAGAAATACACTTTTTCTCCAAGGCTCCTCAggaaaagccactgctccagaccAAGACCTCTGCCTCGGAGTCCACTGAAAGGCTTAAGCCAGCCCCCTCGGACCCAGAGAAGGCTTCTGCCACTCCTCCCAAGGTCTGCACCACTCCTCCCAAGGTCTGCACCACTCCTCCCAAGGTCTGCACCACTCCTCCCAAGGTCTGCACCACTCCTCCCAAGGTCTGCACCACTCCTCCCAAGGTCTGCACCACTCCTCCCAAGGTCTGCACCACTCCCCGCTGGATCGCATTACCAGAGCCCCAGAGTGACAAGGAGGATGCAATGGAGGAACAGACCGGGGCGTCATCAGTATCTCAGTCAGATGACATAAAAACATTGAGCAGTGCAGAATCTTccgaagaagaggaggaagaggaagtatCAGCAGCACAGGAGAGCGGGCCCAGCAGCATTCTACCTCCCTCCGTACTGAATCAAGCCAGTGCCATCGCGGAGCACTTCACCAACAGCGCCAGGCGAGGCAGCACGGATGATGCCCGCTCCCTTGGCTGCCCCTCGCCACGCCTTCCCAGCCGGACTGGCAGCACCCTCAGCCTTGGCGGCGAAGGCAATGAACGCCCCCACTGGCTGAACAGCTCCTGCTTCGAACCGACCCAGGACAACTTTGGCGGAACGGATCTGACTATGCTTTCTCCGAGGGATGACAGCCTCTTTGAGATCCACAGGAGGAGAGACTCTACCCTATCCAAGCAGGACCAGTTGCTCATTGACAAAATCAAAAGCTACTACGAGACTGCCGAGCACCAGGATGCCAACTTCAGCCTCAGGCGCAGGGAGAGCCTGACCTACATCCCTACTGGCCTTGTCAAGAACTCTGTCAGCTGGTTCAACAGTTCGGACGAGAGCCCTGGCGCAGAGAAAAGTGATACATCAGCCTTGGCCACTTCCTCTGCACCCCACCCTTCCACTTCAGAACCTGCTGATTCATCCAAGGCTCCAGGTGTCTGGGACTGCATGACCTCCGGTGCATCATTTGACTCACTGGAGTTGGAAAGAAGTAAGAAGCCTGAGGTGGTGGGttcagaggcagagagaaaggacCGGTCTCTGGGTTTTCAGGAGAGGCACATCCAGGACGATGAGTTCCGACCTTCATCTGAGATGATCAAGGTTTGGCAGGACATGGAGAAAAAGGGGAGCAGATCCCAGGGAGAGGCCAGAGGCCCTGTGAAAGACACCGAGGCTCAACACAAGACCTCTAGAGTCGCTGGTCCAAGCCTGAGCAGAAGGAGCCAGACTCCAAAGAAGAACTCTGAATCGGAGCCTGACGATTCCTTTATGATACTGGAGGAAGCTGACCTGAGCACCATCACTGAAGAATCCATGAGCCCTTCGCCCATTAAGAGCAAGGTGTTGGGGCTTGGCCGTACAGCGAGTGTGAGGGATCCCCGCAGATCCAGGGTTGACGAGGGTAGGCTTTCCAGAGCTCCTATGCCCAGGGTCATCCAGTTGAGGgctgaggaaggggaggaggccAGTAAGGAGCCTCAGTCGCCAGACGATGCAGAGATGGCTAAGAACAAAGTTTTCCAGTTGGCCCGGCAGTACAGCCAGCGTATCAAGTGCACCACACCAGCTCCTAGACAGCGAGATGTCCTGTTTGGAAAGAAGAATCTGCCCTGTGTGATCGAGGAGAagccagagagctcaggtacggAAGATATGGAAGAGTGTTGTGTTTTTCTAAATGATGTGCACTCAGGTAGGGAAGAGCTTTGTTTGTCCCTAAGTGTTGTTCCTCAAGAAGTGCTGTGTTATTCTTTTTACCAAGTAGGGTTTGAATTAGTTTTAGCCTCACTAGGAGGTGCTCTCCTATTAGCCTGGCAAATATCGGTTTCAAGTGACTGATAGGGCTGCCCACATTGGGGGGGAAGATTTGATGGAAAGGTTTACTAATAGATTGCTTAGCAAATCATACAGTTTTTATTTATGCGGCCTATGtagtttacatgcacactaaacCAGTATTACTTCGACTATGGCAATACTCTGAGTAAGGTCTTAATTAGAGTAAGCATACTCTGAGTAAAATAGGTTGACTATCGAGCTATTTTCCACATTATTATAAGATTATTAGGACAAGTAATCGCCTTAATCGGAGTATTACTCTTTCTCTGAATACTTTTCGGCAAACAAGCGCACAGGAAAGCAACTTACTCCAGAAGAGAAGGCATTGGGTGAGTCAAGGTAGGATGATGAGTAGCTGGTTTTAGCAATGCTAATTAGTATTCTCCAGCCAATTTAGCTTGTTTGCTAAATTGTGTCATTGGTATGTCGTTGTCGTGGGTATATTAGCGGTCGTGACGGACATGAGACGGAGCTCACGATAAGCTCCCACTGTTGTCAATGCAGCCTACTACATTGGCAGCGTGAGCAGTACAGCAGCACTTAAAGCACGCATTTTGACTCTATTTTCCTGAAACCGACACAAGTCGCTGAGCTTCTGGAAACTGGAAGAAATGTATTGCGCTGCCTTCGTAATATGCTGCCTGAGTAGCAGTCAAAAAACTATGCTGACAGAACGCGAATGTGATGTTTTTGTAGTGCATTGTAGATTTGTCATTACTGAGAATATTGTTTTACTCAGAGTATTCACAATAATCGTGaatattgtgtgcatgtaaacatacctGAAGATACCAAAACTACTACTAAGCAATATAGACCGCAGTGTCCCTTCGGAGCATTCCAGTATACCACACGAGAATgcccaaaataaaaacagaactTTCAACTTATTCTGATACTCTGACGCTCAGATACTTCCTGTTAAGTCttgtttatgtggtgtgttttacAGGTAAACCCAACTTGACGCTGCCCCTGCTCTCGTTTGATCGTGTGAGCAATCTCCAGGAGTTGAGTCCTATAGCCATATCTCCCAACCCTGCTCACATGCCTAGCTCTTTGGGCAGTCCCCGAGTCCTTTCACCCGGCCGCATGTCCGCCAAGAGCCCACTCAATCCTACGCCTACCGAGGCTTTTAACTGGCCTGACGTGCGGACACTTCGCTGCAAGTATGCCAGCTCGGACAAAGATCAGTCCCAGCTGCCGCCAGTTAACCGAAGCCGTTCAGTTCCTGAGAGGATGGACAGCGGCCCCAAAAGGCGCTCAAGCTTCTGCTCCAGCTTAGTCACTGCTTCTGGTACGGTCGAGGCTCCGGCCTACAGACCCCACCTCAGCAGGGACCCTGGCCCTGGAGAGGGGTTGGCTAGGCTCCACAGGGCCGGGTCATTGGACCAGAGACTGAGTGGGCTGCATCTGAGTGAGCTACAGAACCTCCAGGATGAGGTCTCTAATGACAGTTACTACATCTCGGCACAGGCCACCATGCCCAATGACCACAGGGTCGTTGTTGTGGAGAAGGTTCCGGAGCCTGAGACAGAATCCAGCTCTGCAGAACCACTGGAGATGGTACTCAGGGCAAGGAgagtagaggtggtagaggacATAGATGATAGCTATGTCCAGATCCGTTCACCGACCACTAGAGAGAAAATCTCCATCATGGCTGTAATCGACCGCTGCCGGGCCTATCAGGAGTCAGATGAGTATAGGCAAAGGGAGGAGGGCGGGGCTAAGGCAGAGTCAGTACCCTTAAGTGGGAGGGGCAAGGAGCTTGACAAGGGTCCACCCTCAAATGAAAAGCTTGAAGATGCCCAGAAAACTGCCATGAACTTGGTCAAAAAGACAGATGCTAGTCAACAGAACGTGGTGAAAAACTTGAGACAAAAATTCCTTAACTTGAGGTGAATAGCACCAGTAAACTTTTTAAGTAACCTTTTATTCTGTTCATATTTTTCATCAACTAAGGGGTTTAAGTTAGGTATGCtgatctcaagttaggattcgGTGTGCGTGTTGGTCAGTCTTGTACTGCAATTTAATGGTTTAAGCTTTGCTGTCAAACTTTCTGTGTACATAGAAGCGGTTATTGTGACAGCCCAGGGAAAATGTAGTTGTTTTGTCTCAAATGTTGCATAGAAATGTTTAAATATCTATGTACAATACTCAAGAGAACCCTCTCTTGATCCTGAAATGATGTCGGTCTAAAGCACCTTTTGTACAGCTTGTGTTCCGTCATAAGGCAATTGTATTGCACAATTGAAGATAGCAATTATTTGGAGGGAGTGAAATGTATTTAGTTCTTTCTAGGGtggctacccactgggcacagatgtcactTCAACGTCTAGTTTTAATTTACATTTGATTGACTTGTCAACTAACGTAAATTCAAAGTAAAACCAACAAACATTTTCACCATCATTTGGATTTAGGtacaaagttgggtgaaaaaaagacaaATTCCTTTACGTCAATGACCATGTTGATTCAATGTCTTCAAATTGAATTgttttgttgaaatgacatggaaacaacattgattcaaccagtttgtgcccagtggctACTGTGTCTCTGACATGAAATGAGAGCCCCTCAACATCATAGCAGCACTACTGTTTACTGGAAAGCACAGAAATATATGATATTGTCTGACGACAATAGTTTTCGGGGGAAATGCTGACCAGAAAATTAAGGGAATGAGTCTGAAACTTGAGAGCAATGCATAATTTGCTGTTTTTACCATCTTTCCTTGAACTTTCACCCTGCACTAGACTTAACTTTCACTGCACATGGCCTGACCACTAAAATACACATGAGAGAGTCATGGCCATACTGGGATATAATGGTTAATTAATTGCCCTGTGACCACTTTGTAAATCCCACCTGAAGTGGTGATAGCTCAAGGATTGTCTTGTAATTTTATATAATCATTGAATTGTCAAATGGATTGAGAATCAAAGACCCTGTATGAAGTGTTGCTCTTTTCTAGTTAGTCAACTTCTTAccttgattatatatatatatatatataatcattgTTCAGTTAATTGGCTAATGATGTGCACTTTGTATGTGTTCTCTGCTTCGGCTGCCCAAAGGAACTTCATTCTCAGCAACAGGTCATTGAAATGAGTCGACGTAAAACTTGAAAGAGTGAGAACTAGTGTACACGTATAGATCCAGGGGACCCTAGTCAAAAGGGTCCAGGTCTTCTACTGCTAAAAAGTGTTACTGTCACTGCTCACTACTCCGAGGGTCATTCCTTTTCTTCACTATCTACATTTACCTCTTATTTATTAAGCCAACGTCAATTTATGAACATGTCTTGTCTTTATatatttgtgagtgtgtgtatgtatgtgtgtatatatgtatgtatgtatgtatgtatgtatatatatatatatatatatatatatatgtatatatgtgtgtgtgtatgtatgtatatgtgtatatatatatatatatgtgtgtgtgtatatatatgtatgtatatatatgtgtgtatgttgtctTGTATCTTGACGGTTGTACAGAAATGTTTGTGTTGCCTAGAGACGGTATACATTCCATATTAAAACATACGGCTCACTTGTCcagaaaaaaatgtttattgtgtgcgcatgcgtgcgttCGAGTCAGGGAGAGCATGTCTTTCTGTTTCTTTTAAAGAATTTGGGCTGTATGGCTGAAAAAATAAGGTTTAGTTGAATCTCCTTTACGGTTTACACATTAGAATTGGTGCTGCATGGCTGGACAAGAAAGATTCAGTCGAATCTCcttaacacggaacccaaacagtctgcgtgcgccatcgtgcacaCAAAATTATTTTGTACCCCCACATCAAACGCGATcgtgacacgcaggttaaaatatcaaaacaaactctgaaccaattacatttatttggggacaggttgaaaagcattaaacatttatggcaatttagctagctagctagctagctttcacttgctagttaatttgtcctatttagctagcttgctgttgatagctaatttgtcctgggatattaacattgagttatttttcctgaaatgcacaaggtcctccgacaattaatccacacaaacggtcaaccgaatcgtttctagtcatctctcctcctagtCCTTTTCTCTTGGCcctatattgcgattggcaactttcataaattatgtacattaccgccactgaccttgttcgtctttcagtcaccaacgtgggtataaccaataaGGAGACGGCACGTgggtgggtacctgcttctataaaccaatgaggagatgggagaggcaggacttgcaatGCGATCtacgtcacaaatagaactgacttctattttagccctttcTATTTTTAGTGCGAACGCTCGTTGGCGCTCGCacaataattaattaattttgcaaCGCTTGCGcaagcggtgtagtcagcctgttatagtgtccatattaggaccgGCTCACTGTACTCCTTAGAAAAGAATCATGACGTTTAGAATGATTCGGTCCATAAAAAGGATATGACCACTACATGTCATGACGACAACAGACATTACCTGAATTAGGAAAGCTGCTGTTTGTGGTAATAAGAGACTGCTATGAGGTGGTTATGGTTCAATGGTTTCTAAACAGACATACtttttatataataatatatgccatttagcatatATGCCAATTTTACTTAATGTCATCCGTGCATACATTTGACATATGGGTggccccgggaatcgaacccacaaccctgcaagcgccatgctctaccaactgatccACACAGGACCACTGAAGGTAGATTTGAAATGCACTACAGTCTCTGCTAAATGGCTCTCCTACTTGTCAGCGAAGTGATTGGAAACCCTTTCAgaatgggtagagaggagggagagtgtgcATTGACAATGGGACAGATGCAGTTGTTGTTCGTGGTAGCGTTGAACACCAATTAACTCGACGGTGAATGTGGGAAGATCATTACGAGTGTCGTATATATGCGTTTCACATAAGCCTTAGCTATTCTCTATAATGTGTTTCTAGCTATTATAGAACAGAAAATCCAGCAGAAGTGGAGCctctatcattattttattatgttGCATTGTCTATTCTGTTCCTTATGTGAGATTTTCAGATGTGAGATTTTCAGGTGTAAGATTTTCCACTCGTAGCAAACAACAATGTCATTTCTGAGAAACTGATGCTAGTGTCAAGACTGCATTCGGTTCTAAACAAGTAGTGCTTTATGATTATGATATGTAAATAAATCTGTCATGTTTAAAAAGGATGTGTATTGAATAGACTTTGTCACAGAGAAATATAATAATTACCGACCTGACTGCCAACCAATGATCTATATAATACCGGGATTACTGATGCTATGTATTGCCCagtgagaggctttgaagccacctgCTGCCATATTGGTACTCCTCAGAATGAGCAGCCCTCAACAGGAATGTATTCTTGTGTTTCAATTAAAAGGGCAatgttacatttatttatttgttgtagAGTGGGGACCGTAACATTAGTACTCTCTAAAAATTCAActttaaggaaaatgttttaaTATATTTAGTATTTGAATGTTTATCTCACATAATATATTtcaaaagtatgcattaaggtgtctaaTGGAATATACTTGTGAAAATGTAGGAATGTAGAATCTTTTTACAATGGTGGAGGAGtacaaaaatgtctgcagtgGCTTCAAAACAGCATCCTGTCAGTCATCTAGGGTTTGGGTTTATATACATGATTGGGGCAACCTGAGTGGTGGTAGAAAGAGAAGCTATGTTTACACAAAATCTGAAAAAAATTCTGGTAGTTtggtcaaaatatatatatatatattttttatcagaTAACATCTGATGTGATCTGATGTGCTTAAGCACAGGAATCTTACTGTCTCCTGCACCAgttaaatgcaattgtgtttacaATAAGAAACCACATTAACATTATCAGAGTTATCAAAAGTTTCAAATTAAATCACATTGCCGGATTATAACGAGGTTTATGGTAAATTCTGCACTTTCCACAATTATTTTGAACTACGAAAATGTCGCCCTCAGTAAATAGGTCTAACAATATAAAGGGTCGCTGGGAAACGTCCAAATAGAAAGTGTTTACCATTTGGTACCCATCAATGAATTGACTGTTTTAAATGGATTTGTTTTCTTCTCAAATCATTTACATATTTGTTAAAGCCCAATGGCGTGTTGAGTTTGTGAACATACCAGGAACAGCATATTTCAACTATGACTTTGCCTGCAGGGAAATCTGTGTTTAAAACTGTTTTAAAGGAAGTGTATCTTttagtatacagtggggcaaaaaaatatttagtcagccaccaattgtgcaagttctcccaatttaaaaagatgaggcctgtaattttcatcataggtacacttcaactatgacagacaaaatgaggggaaaaattccagaaaatcacattgtaggagttTTTATGAATTtacttgcaaattatggtggaaaatacgtatttggtcacctacaaacaagcaagatttctggctctcacagacctgtaacttcttctttaagaggctcctctgtcctccactcgttacctgtattaatggcacctgtttgaacttgttatcagtataaaagacacctgtccacaacctcaaacagtcacacttcaaactccactatggccaagaccaaagagctgtcaaaggacaccagaaacaaaattgtagacctgcatcaGGCTGGGAAgaatgaatctgcaataggtaagcagcttggtttgaagaaatcaactctgggagcaattattaggaaatggaagacatacaagacaactgataatctccctcgatctggggcgccacgcaagatctcaccccgtggggtcaaaatgatcacaagaacggtgagcaaaaatcccagaaccacacggggggacctagtgaatgacctgcaaagagctgggaccaaagtaacaaagcctaccatcagtaacacactacgccgccagggactcaaatcctgcaatgccagacgtgtccccctccttaagccagtacatgtccagccCCGTCGGAAGTttactagagagcatttggatgatccagaagaagattgggagaatgtcatatggtcagatgaaaccaaaatataacattttggtaaaaactcaactcgttgtgtttggaggacaaagaatgctgagttgcatccaaagaacacctactgtgaagcatgggggtggaaacatcatgctttggggctgtttttctgcaaagggaccaggacgactgatccgtgtaaaggaaagaatgaatggggccatgtatcgtgagattttgagtgaaaacctccttcctccttcagcaaaggcattgaagatgaaacgtggctgggtctttcagcatgacaatgatcccaaacacaccgcccgggcaacgaaggagtggctttgtaagaagcatttcaagatcctggagtgcctagccagtctccagatctcaaccacatagaaaatctttggagggagttgaaagtctgtgttgcccagcaacagccccaaaacatcactgctctagaggagatctgcatggaggaatgagccaaaataccagcaacagtgtgaaaaccttgtgaagacttacagaaaacatttgacctctgtcattgccaacaaagggtatataacaaagtattgagaaacttttgttattgaccaaatagttattttccaccataatttgcaaataaattcattaaaaatcctacaatgtgattttctggagaaaaaaaaaatctcattttttctgtcatagttgaagtgtacctataatgaatattacaggcctctcatctttttaagtgggagaacttgcacaattggtggctgactaaatacttttttgccccactgtatgtaaaattCTTTATCAATATTAAAGTAAAATTCCAAAGGTTTGCAAAACTGTATCGCAAGTTAGGATTAGTAAACTTTTGAAAGGGCGACAGAAGTGGCTCCACATTTCTCGTGGGCAAAATCATAGTTCGAATGGGAACCCAAAGGGGTTTATAATAGCTCTTTGGTGACTGGGAGAAAAAATATATTGACTAATGGGGCATATGTGATAAGTCTGACCTAATTTTGTTCAAGTGCTTTTGAAGGCAGACCAATTCTTCAACCAATAAGGTTGTAGCTAGCTTGATAAGATGGCTTAAGTTGCTAATAGTAAggttagctagcttgcttaacGTTGACATTATGGTCAAAATATCTACGTTATCAACATGAATTGATACATTTGTgattgtaatttttttttaatgttgtcGTCATTTGGTTGAAAAGGTGAAAGGTAAGTGGTGAAACTCGGGTAATAAAATGATCCGTTTCCCACTTGGAGGGTCGTGAAACTTCCCCATGTGAACGCTCCATAAGAGAGCAAGAAATAAGTGAAAAGACAAGTTATATTTCATCCTTTCCAGTTGTATTTTATTGGCAGTGTAAGAGCATGGAAACACGGGTGACAGTAAATACAgtgaattaaatcaaatcaaatttatttatatcgtacatcagctgatatctcaaagtgctgtacagaaacccagcctaaaaccccaaacggcaagcaatgcaggtgtagaagcacggtggctaggaaaaactccctagaaaggccaaaacctaggaagaaacctagagaggaaccaggctatgtggggtggccagtcctcttctggctgtgccgggtggagattataacagaacatggccaagatgttcaaatgttcataaatgaccagcatggtcgtataataataaggcagaacagttgaaactggagcagcatcacggccaggtggactggggacagcaaggagtcatcatgtcaggtaatcctggggcatggtcctagggctcaggtcctccgagagaaggaaagaattagagaacgcacacttagattcacacaggacaccgaataggacagaagtactccagatataacaaactgaccctagccccccgacacaaactactgcagcataaatactggaggctgagacaggaggggtcaggagacactgtggacccatccgaggacacctccggacagggccaaacaggaaggatataaccccacccactttgccaaagcacagcccccacaccactagagggatatcttcaaccaccaacttaccatcctgagacagggccgagtatagcccacaaagatctccgccatggcacaacccaagggggggcgccaacccagacaggatgaccacatcagtgaatcaacccactcaggtgacgcaccccttccagggacggcatgagagagccccagtaagccagtgactcagcccctgttagaggcagagaatcccagtggaaagaggggaaccggccaggcagagacagcaagggcggttcgttgctccagagcctttccgttcaccttcccattAGAATTaattgtaataatgtaatatttgTTATTAGATTGTCTTTGAATGCTCCTTTACTCTCCTGTCTCCAGTTCCAGCCATACATGAATACTAtattgaacaaaaaatataaacacaacatgtgaagtgttggtcccatgtcatgagctaaaataaaagatcccagaaatgttccatatgtacacaaaagtgtatttctctcaaatgttttatacaaatttgttaacatccctgttagtagcattttatcctttgtcaagctaatccatccacctgacaggtgtggcatatcaagaaactgatgaaacagcatgatcattacacaggtgcacctagtgcaggggacaataaaaggccactttgaaatgcagttttgtcacacaacaaaatgccacagttgtctcaagttttgagagagtttgcaattggtatgctgactgccggaatgtccaccagagctgctgcCAGGGAATTTAATGTTAAATTATCTACCATATACCCCCTACAACGTAAttctagagaatttggcagtatgtccaaccggcctcacaacctcagaccaggtgtctgtaataaagcccctttgtgggGAACATTTTTATCTGATtggctggctccccagtgggtgggcctatgccctcccaggcccacccatggcacTGCCTAgccatttgaaatccatagattagtgcccaataaattgatttcaattgactcatttcctcatatgtaactcagtaaaatcttgttacgtttttatatttttgttcagtgtatttttaTCTATTGGTATATACTTCAGTAAGCTTATTCCAGATCTGCATGTGATGACCACAACCACCAAAGGACACATACATAAGGGCCTTATTCACAAAGCGTCcctgagtaggagtgctgatctacgaTCAAGTTTCCCccctcttattcattatgatttaaaaggcaaaactgatcctagctCTCCTACTCTGAAAACGTTTTGTGTAAACGGGGCCCAGGCTAGGATAGTAGCGTAAACTCACGACAACCCACATTGATCCACTAACGCTTTAGTTTAAAATCATCTCTACGCCCTACTTTATTTAGGCTAATATGGAGAAAACTCAAATGCCACTGCCAAATTGTAGACAAGGCGGACACTGATGTGATCAGTGATTTGAGGCACTCTCTTGGTGTTTGTTACTGAAGCTACTTGGCCAGGGACTGTAGTGTACTGAAGAAGTCACCTGCCTCTCCAGTCTCCTCTTGCAGGACTCCCTTACAGAAGAAAGGAGGGACAAAGTCCACAGGGTCCTTGATGCCCAGGAGGATGTTATACAGGCTGAGTTTATTTGCCATGTGGCTCCTATAGACACATTCACAATAATCCATCACGCATTACAATCTGCACAATACTTTCAAACAGTACAACAATCCACTGTAACACCGAGTTATATGAAAGTCACCAGCTTTAACATCTCCACATACTGTATAGGGTTACACGCATTGATAGAGAA
This genomic interval carries:
- the plekhg3 gene encoding pleckstrin homology domain-containing family G member 3 isoform X1, producing MKWPGVGQSSRSVHSVCGKQERAMSTLGRSKDKTWGVALRPGMDMATLRSAWEERRLLNGFNRKLTRWFGRNTGSVLYKCITELSPDWLVESPRLSTASISSNERAPSATPSDCSDFPSAGQRPVSLVSTLSSGSGSSRDDGPAPPPPGGTVPPTGDDIDLELNPPVGVGDQDRQHPDTADPSGEGLVSRGGKFNQLNNTDTPSRAASTRHTPPLSPFAAITMAPNPKITYLDRVVMEIIETERMYVRDLRSIVEDYLAHIIDQADLPIRPEQVCALFGNIEDIYEFNSELLQSLDMCDNDPVAIARCFVMKREYFEIYTQYCTNYPNSVAALTDCMRNKSLAKLFRERQASLKRSLPLGSYLLKPVQRILKYHLLLQEIAKHFDPQEEGYEVVEEAIYTMTGVAWYINDMKRKHEHAVRLQEVQSLLINWKGPDLTTYGELVLEGTFKVHRAKNERTLFLFDRMLLITRRRGEHYVFKTLISCSTLMLIESAKDSLSFSVTHYKHPKQPHTVQAKTVEERKLWAHHIKRIILENHQAIIPQKAKEAILEMDSIYPSKFRYSPERMKKAMSCQSDEFPREGRQGRRQSEPTKQILKNTKAVLKHADSEGALPDDPRSIQAAASISTLGSSLGESEAERPSVEEEEEEEEEEEDMGLRKGSLERLSPSDIEEPRTGSSSHKGRATLGEECDSDDILMEEDQVEDFASSMLAAISCWHYRARALLSMGVTTDEEGDDVVEENGSYKENGISSGPVLQSETEQSTSIAEKAPQEKPLLQTKTSASESTERLKPAPSDPEKASATPPKVCTTPPKVCTTPPKVCTTPPKVCTTPPKVCTTPPKVCTTPPKVCTTPRWIALPEPQSDKEDAMEEQTGASSVSQSDDIKTLSSAESSEEEEEEEVSAAQESGPSSILPPSVLNQASAIAEHFTNSARRGSTDDARSLGCPSPRLPSRTGSTLSLGGEGNERPHWLNSSCFEPTQDNFGGTDLTMLSPRDDSLFEIHRRRDSTLSKQDQLLIDKIKSYYETAEHQDANFSLRRRESLTYIPTGLVKNSVSWFNSSDESPGAEKSDTSALATSSAPHPSTSEPADSSKAPGVWDCMTSGASFDSLELERSKKPEVVGSEAERKDRSLGFQERHIQDDEFRPSSEMIKVWQDMEKKGSRSQGEARGPVKDTEAQHKTSRVAGPSLSRRSQTPKKNSESEPDDSFMILEEADLSTITEESMSPSPIKSKVLGLGRTASVRDPRRSRVDEGRLSRAPMPRVIQLRAEEGEEASKEPQSPDDAEMAKNKVFQLARQYSQRIKCTTPAPRQRDVLFGKKNLPCVIEEKPESSGKPNLTLPLLSFDRVSNLQELSPIAISPNPAHMPSSLGSPRVLSPGRMSAKSPLNPTPTEAFNWPDVRTLRCKYASSDKDQSQLPPVNRSRSVPERMDSGPKRRSSFCSSLVTASGTVEAPAYRPHLSRDPGPGEGLARLHRAGSLDQRLSGLHLSELQNLQDEVSNDSYYISAQATMPNDHRVVVVEKVPEPETESSSAEPLEMVLRARRVEVVEDIDDSYVQIRSPTTREKISIMAVIDRCRAYQESDEYRQREEGGAKAESVPLSGRGKELDKGPPSNEKLEDAQKTAMNLVKKTDASQQNVVKNLRQKFLNLR